GGATCAACAACCGTGTGCAGCTCGCCGAGGCCCGTCGGATCCTCAACGACCGGCTGCTGACGCGGGCGATGCTGGCCGGCGTGACGGTCGTCGACCCGGCGACCACCTGGGTCGACGTGACGGTGACCTTCGAGCAGGACGTCATCGTCCACCCGGGGACGCAGCTGCACGGCTCCACGCACCTCGCCGAGGGGTCCGAGGTCGGTCCGAACTCCCGGCTCACCGACACGCGGGTCGGCGCCGGTGCCCGGGTGGACAACACCGTCTCGGTCTCGGCGGCCGTCGGCCCCGAGGCGACCGTGGGCCCGTACGCCTACCTGCGTCCCGGTACCCGTCTCGGGCTCAAGGCCAAGATCGGTACGTACGTCGAGACGAAGAACGCCTCGATCGGCGAGGGCACGAAGGTCCCCCACCTCTCCTACGTGGGTGACGCGACGATCGGCGAGTACTCGAACATCGGCGCCGCGAGCGTGTTCGTGAACTACGACGGGGAGAACAAGCACCACACGACCGTCGGCTCACACTGCAAGACGGGCTCGGACAACATGTTTGTGGCTCCTGTCACGGTCGGGGACGGCGCCTACACCGCCGCCGGCTCGGTCATCACGAAGGACGTGCCGCCCGGTTCGCTGGCCGTGGCCCGTGGCCAGCAGCGGAATATCGAGGGTTGGGTGGCCCGGAAGCGACCGGGGAGCGCGTCGGCGAAGGCGGCCGAGGCGGTCACCGGGGAGGCCGGCGGCGAGGGCTGACCGGAAACCGGCGCGTCGAACACGGCGTACCGTGATAGGTGCACATCCGCACCCCACCAGCTGAGACGCCCCCGCGGCCAGTCGGGAGAGCGCCCGTGACGCTCAGCTGCGAAACCTCTGAGGAGAACGTGCTGTGACCGGGATCAAGACGACCGGCGAGAAGAAGATGATGTTCTTCTCCGGCCGCGCCCACCCCGAGCTTGCCGAGGAGATCGCCCACGAGCTGGGTGTCGGGGTCGTTCCGACCAAGGCCTTCGACTTCGCCAACGGCGAGATCTACGTGCGTTACCAGGAGTCGGCGCGCGGTGCGGACTGCTTCCTGATCCAGAGCCACACGGCCCCGATCAACAAGTGGGTCATGGAGCAGCTGATCATGATCGACGCGTTGAAGCGCGCGTCGGCCCGCTCCATCACGGTCATCGTGCCGTTCTACGGTTACGCGCGGCAGGACAAGAAGCACCGCGGACGTGAACCGATCTCGGCGCGTCTGATCGCGGACCTGATGAAGACCGCGGGTGCGGACCGGATCCTCGCCGTGGACCTGCACACCGACCAGATCCAGGGCTTCTTCGACGGTCCCGTGGACCACCTGTTCGCGCTGCCGCTGCTGGCGGACTACGTGGGTGCGAAGGTGGACCGCTCGAAGCTGACGGTGGTCTCGCCGGACGCCGGCCGGGTGCGGGTGGCGGACCGCTGGTGCGACCGTCTGAACGCGCCGCTGGCCATCGTGCACAAGCGGCGCGACAAGGACGTGGCGAACCAGGTCACGGTGCACGAGGTCGTGGGTGACGTGAAGGGACGTATCTGCGTCCTCGTCGACGACATGATCGACACCGGCGGCACGATCTGCGCCGCGGCGGACGCGCTGTTCGCGCACGGCGCGGAGGACGTCATCGTGACGGCGACGCACGGTGTGCTCTCGGGCCCGGCCGCGGACCGGCTGAAGAACTCGAAGGTGAGCGAGTTCGTCTTCACGAACACGCTGCCGACGCCGAACGAGCTGGAGCTGGACAAGATCACGGTGCTGTCGATCGCGCCGACCATCGCGCGTGCGGTGCGCGAGGTGTTCGAGGACGGTTCGGTGACGAGCCTGTTCGACGAGCAGTGAGCGTCGTGCGGTAACCGCCGCGCGGGGCGAGGTCCCTGATCGTTTTGGGTACGGCCTCCCTCTCCGAGTAGACTGGACAAGTTGCTCGGCGAGGGAGGCCGTACCCGTTTTCCGCGGGTGTGGCGGTCCGTTATCGACGCGCTCTTCGTAGCAGGCCGTTCGTGGCCGGGTGACCACGTCCGTTCCTATCTCTACGAGGAGTGATCATGTCCGAGGTGAAGATCGCCGCCGCCACGCGCAGCGAGTTCGGCAAGGGTGCCGCCCGTCGCATCCGTCGTGACAACAAGGTTCCCGGTGTCCTCTACGGCCACGGTTCCGACCCGATCCACCTGACGCTGCCGGGCCACGAGCTGCTGCTGGCGCTGCGTACGCCGAACGTGCTCATCGCGCTGGACATCGACGGCAAGTCCAACGAGCTGGCGATCCCGAAGTCGGTCCAGCGCGACCCGATCAAGGGCTTCCTGGAGCACGTCGACCTGCAGCTGGTGACGCGCGGCGAGACGGTCAGCGTCGAGATCTTCGTGCAGACCGAGGGCGAGCTGGCTCCGGGCGGCAACCTGCTGGAGCACGTGCTGAACGCGCTGCCGGTCGAGGCCGAGGCCACGCACATCCCCGAGTCGGTCACGGTCTCCGTCGAGGGCCTGGAGGCCGGCGCCTCCATCCTGGCGAAGGACATCCCGCTCCCGGCCGGCACCAAGCTCGCCGTCGAGGACGACACCGTCGTCCTCCAGGTCCTGGCCGCGCAGGCCGAGGAGCCCGCGGCCGAGGGTGAGACCGAGGGCACCGAGGGCGCCGAGGCCTGATCCTCGCCCCACGGTCAACGTCGGTCGGCCGCTGTTCCCGCGGGGGCAGCGGCCGACGCGTATGTGCGGACGGTCATGGCGGACGGTCATGGCGGACACGAAGGAGACAGGGACGTGACGACGGACGCGGGTGCGCCCTGGCTGGTGGCCGGTCTCGGCAACCCGGGCCCCGAGTACGCCGCGAACCGGCACAACGTCGGTTTCATGGTGGCGGATCTGCTGGCGGAGCGGATCGGGGCGCGGTTCAAGCGGCACGGCAAGGCCCAGGCGCAGGTGGTCGAGGGGCGGATCGGGCCGCCGGGGCCGGGCAACCGGCGGGTGATCCTGGCGAAGCCGATGTCGTTCATGAACGTGTCGGGCGGGCCGGTGACCGCGCTGCGGGACTTCTACAAGGTTCCGGTCGGCAACATCGTGGCGGTGCACGACGAGTTGGACATCGACTACGGCGTACTGCGGCTGAAGCTGGGCGGCGGGGACAACGGGCACAACGGGCTGAAGTCCATCACGAAGGCGCTGGGTCCGGACTACCACCGGGTGCGGTTCGGGATCGGACGGCCGCCGGGGCGGATGCCGGTGGCCGATTTCGTGCTGCGGGACTTCTCGTCGACGGAGCGCAAGGAGCTGGACTACTTCGTGGACCGGGCGGCGGACGCGGTCGAGGCCCTGGTCATCGAGGGGCTGGAGCGGGCGCAGAGCACGTACAACTCCTGACGTACAACTCCGGACTTGTCCGGTGATGGCACGCAGGCAAGTTGACCGAGCGCACAGGTATGGCCAATGATCCCGGCCATGCCCGCCTCCGCCGCCGCTCGTCCCCGCCAGGCCTCCTCCGCCCTGCTGCGATTCGGCCGGATCGCGGCGATGGGCGCGGTGACGGTGCTGATCCTGATCGCGGGTGTCTGGGCGTCCTGGGGTACGGCGCAGCACGTGCTGCTGACCAAGGGCCGGGAGCAGGGCACCGTCGAGGTGACGCGGTGCGAAGGGGGTTCGTGCAGCGGGCCGTACGTGCCGGTGTCGGCGGGGTCGCAGGCGCGGGAACGGGTGGTCCTGGAGGATTCGGTCGCCGTGACCGAGGGGCGGACGTACACCGTGGTGGTGAAGCCCGGCGGGGACGCGGTGCGTTCGGGCCCGGCTGGGGTGCTCTACGCCTGGGTGCCGCTGGGCGGGGCGCTGCTCCTGGCGTCGGTGGTGGTGGCGGGTGGCCTGCGGCGGACGCGGGCGGCGTGGGTGATGGCGGGGGCGGGAATCGCCCTGCTGACGGCGGCGTTCCTCGCGGTGTGAGGTCCCGGCGTGCGACGTGACGGTGCCCCCGTGCTCCTGGTGAGCGCGGGGGCACCGTCGTCCGTGCCGGGGGGGGTGCGGGTCAGCCGGTGTTGCGCAGGCCCGCGGCGACACCGTTGACGGTGAGCAGGAGGGCCCGGGCGAGCAGCGGGTCGGCTTCCTCGCCCGCCGCCGCGGCCTCGCGCTGACGGCCGAGGAGGGCGACCTGGAGGTAGGAGATCGGGTCGAGGTAGGCGTCGCGGATGGCGAAGGTCTGCTTCAGGACCGGGTCGGCGTCCAGCAGTTCACTCTCGCCGGTGACCCGCAGGACCTCGGCGACGGTGAGCTCGTGCTCGGCCTTGATGGCGTCGAAGACGTGCTTCAGCTCGTCCGGCACCAGGGTGTCGACGTAGTGCTGGGCGATGCGCAGGTCCGTCTTGGCGAGGGTCATCTCGACGTTGGAGATGAAGTTGCGGAAGAAGTGCCACTGCTGGTGCATCTCGTCGAGGACGGTGTCCAGGCCCGCCTCGCGCAGTGCCTTCAGACCGGAGCCGACGCCGTACCAGCCGGGGACGATCTGCCGGGACTGGGTCCAGCCGAACACCCACGGGATGGCGCGCAGTCCGTCGAGCGAGACGCCCGAGCCGGGGCGGCGGGAGGGCCGCGAGCCCAGGTGCAGGTCGGCGAGCTGGTCGACCGGCGTGGAGGCCAGGAAGTACGTGGGCAGGTCGGGGTCCTCGACCAGCTTGCGGTACGAGGTGTGGGCCGCGTCGGAGACGACGTCCATCGCGGCGTCCCAGCGGGCCAGTGCCTCGTCGGACTGGCGGGGCGCGGTGTGCAGCGCGGAGGCCTGGAGGGTGGCCGCGACGGTCAGCTCCAGGTTCTCCCGGGCCAGGGACGGGATGAGGTACTTGTCGGAGATGACCTCGCCCTGCTCGGTGACCTTGATCTCGCCCTCCAGGGTGCCCCAGGGCTGGGCGAGGATCGCGTCGTGGGTGGGGCCGCCGCCGCGGCCGACGGTGCCGCCGCGGCCGTGGAAGAGGCGCAGGCGTACGCCGTAGCGGTGGGCGACGTCGCGCAGGCGGCGCTGGGCGCGGTGGATCTCCCACTGCGAGGTGGTGATGCCGCCGAACTTGGAGGAGTCGGAGTAGCCGAGCATGACCTCCTGGACATCGCCGCGCAGGGCGACCAGGCGCCGGTAGGAGGGGTCGGAGAGGAGGTCCTCCAGGATGGTGTCGGCGGCCTTGAGCTCGTCGGTGGTCTCCAGGAGCGGCACGATGCCGATCTTCGCCCAGCCGGCGTGCAGGTCGATCAGGCCGGCCTCGCGGGCCAGCACCGCCGCCGCGAAGACGTCGTCGGCGCCCTGGCACATCGAGATGATGTAGGACTCGATGACCTCGGGACCGAACACCTCCAGCGCGCGCTTGACGGTCTGGAAGACGCCGAGGGTCTTCTCCCCGGCGGCGTCGACGGGCGCCGGGGTGGGCGCCAGCGGCCGGCGGGACCGCAGCTCCTTGGCGAGCAGCTTGGCGCGGTACTCGCGGGGCATGTCGGCGTAGCGCCAGGACTCCTCGCCGAGCCGGTCGAAGAGCTGGCCGAGGGCGTGGTGGTGGGCGTCGGCGTGCTCGCGGACGTCCATGGTGGCGAGCTGGAGGCCGAAGGCGGCGAGCGTGCGGATGGTGCGGGCGAGGCGGCCGTCGGCGAAGAGGCCGCCGCGGTGGGCGCGCAGCGAGGTCTGGACGATGCGCAGGTCGTCCAGGAGCTCGGCGGTGCCCAGGTAGTCGTGGCCGGCCTCGTGGGGGGTGCCCTTGGCGAGGCGCTGCTTGGTGTTCTCCAGCTTCTGCCGGATGCAGGTCGCCTTGAGCCGGTAGGGCTCCTCCGCGTTGAGGCGCTTGTAGCGGGGGCTGATCTCGGGGAGCCGCTCGAGGTCGGCCTGGAGGGAGGTGAGGAGTTCCTCGGTGGCGCCGGTGTAGCGGATCGAGTTGGAGAGGAAGCCGCGCAGCTCGTCGATCATCTCCAGGGCGTCGTTGATGCCGTGCTCGTGCTGGAGGATGAGGACGTCCCAGGTGACCTGCGGGGTCACGTTGGGGTTGCCGTCGCGGTCGCCGCCGATCCAGGTGCCGAAGGTGAGCGGGCGGGTGTCGTCGGGGAGCTTGACGCCGGCTCGCTCCAGCTCCGCCGTGAGGTCCTCCAGGACGTCGCCGACGGCGTTCGCGTGGAGCTCGTCCAGGTAGTAGATGGCGTTGCGCGCCTCGTCGGCGGGTTCAGGGCGCACGACGCGGAGTTCGTCGGTCTGCCACACGAGGTCGATGTTCTCGGCGAGGCGGATGTCCAGGCGGCGCCGGTCGGACTCGATGACCGGGGTGTCCAGGAGGGCGGCGATGCGGCGCAGCTTGTTCAGGACGGAGCGGCGGGCGGCCTCGGTGGGGTGCGCGGTGAAGACGGGGCGCACGTTGAGGTTGCGGACGGTGTCGCGCAGGTGCTCGGGGTCGGCGTCCTTCAGGCGGTCCGCGGTGCGCGCGAGCAGTCCTCCCTCGGCGGCGCGCCGGGCGCCCAGTTCCCGGCCGCGGTGGACCTGCTCGGTGACGTTGGCGAGGTGGAAGTACGTGGAGAAGGCGCGGACCAGCTTGGCCGCGGTCTCCAGTTCGGTGCCGCGCAGCAGCTCGGCGGCGGCCTCGCCGTCCTCTCGGGTGAGTCGGCGCACCTTCTCGACGAGTTCCAGCAGCTCGGGGCCCTCCTGCCGCACCAGGGTCTCTCCGAGGAGATCACCCAGCCGGCGGATGTCGGCGCGCAGCTCGCTGCTGGTCGTCATGGTGGTCTGGTCGTCGGCACTGCTCACAGGTGCGGCTCCTTGCAGTGTTGAAGCTCGTCTGGGAGGGAACCCGGACGGCCGTCTCGCGCGGCGGGCGCCGCTTACCGGGCCGGACGTCCGGGAAGTAATCAGAGCGGACCGCGCTGTCCGACCGACTCCCAGGATAGGTGTCGGCCAGGACGCGCAGGCTCTCGGGCTCTTGCCGCGGCACCACGCGCTGCCATACTTACGTCGCCGTAGGTTACGGAACCGTAGGAACGAGCGCACGGTTATCGAGACCCGGCACCGGACATCACCCTCGACCCCCCAGGGGACGCGCATGACCACAAGTTCCGATGTGATCCCAGACGCTTCGAAGAATCCCGACGGCACCTCCGCGCCGTCCGCCACGCTGGGTGGTGAGCAGAAGCGGTCCCTCGAACAGATCACGCTGCTGCTGTTCATCACCGTCCCGTTCCTCGCGCTGGTGGCGGCGGTGCCGCTGGCGTGGGGATGGGGCGTGAGCTGGCTGGACCTGGGCCTGCTGGTCTTCTTCTACTTCCTGGGCTGCCACGGCATCACCATCGGCTTCCACCGTCACTTCACCCACGGCTCCTTCAAGGCGAAACGGCCGCTGAAGATCGCACTCGCGATCGCCGGTTCGATGGCCGTCGAGGGCCCGCTGGTCCGCTGGGTGGCCGACCACCGCAAGCACCACAGGTTCTCCGACGACGAGGGCGACCCGCATTCGCCGTGGCGGTACGGCGAGACGGTCCCGGCTCTGATCAAGGGCCTGTGGTGGGCGCACATCGCCTGGATGTTCGACGAGGAGCAGACCTCGCAGGAGAAGTACGCCCCGGACCTGATCAAGGACCCGGCGCTCCGCGCGATCTCCCGCCAGTTCGTCCTGTGGACGCTGGTGTCGCTGGCCCTCCCGGCGCTGATCGGCGGGCTGGTCACGATGTCCTGGTGGGGAGCGTTCACCGGGTTCTTCTGGGGGTCACTCGTCCGGGTGGCACTGCTGCACCACGTGACGTGGTCGATCAACTCGATCTGCCACGCGGTCGGCAAGCGCCCGTTCAAGTCGCGGGACCGCTCGGGCAACGTGTGGTGGCTGGCGATCCTGTCCTGCGGTGAGTCCTGGCACAACCTGCACCACGCCGACCCGACCTCGGCGCGGCACGGCGTGATGCGCGGCCAGCTGGACTCGAGCGCGCGTCTGATCCGCTGGTTCGAGCAGTTCGGGTGGGCCTACGACGTGCGGTGGCCGTCACGCTCGCGTATCGATTCCCGGCGGAACACGGACGAAGGCGGCTCCCGCCGCCGGAAGGAAACCGTCGAGGCGGCATGATGGTCGCTGTGGCGACCGACTCCAGCACTCCCAGCAATGACAAGCCGCGCCGCGCGCGCCGCACCCGGATGACCGGTGCCGAGCGCCGCCAGCAGCTGCTGGAGATCGGTCGCACCCTCTTCGCCGAGAAGGGTTTCGAGGGCACCTCGGTGGAGGAGATCGCGGCGAAGGCCGGGGTCTCCAAGCCGGTGGTGTACGAGCACTTCGGCGGCAAGGAGGGGCTGTACGCGGTGGTGGTGGACCGTGAGATGCGGCGGCTGCTGGACATGGTGACCAGTTCCCTGACCGCCGGCCATCCGCGCGAGCTGTGCGAACAGGCCGCCTTCGCGCTCCTCGACTACATCGAGGAGTACACGGACGGTTTCCGCATCCTGGTCCGCGACTCCCCCATTCCGCAGTCGACGGGCACCTTCGCCTCCCTCATCTCGGACATCGCCACCCAGGTGGAGGACATCCTGGGCCGCGAGTTCAAGAACCGCGGCTTCGACGCCAAGCTGGCCCCGCTGTACGCGCAGGCGCTGGTGGGCATGGTGGCGCTGACCGGGCAGTGGTGGCTGGACGTGCGCCGCCCGAAGAAGGCGGAGGTGGCGGCGCACCTGGTGAACCTGGCGTGGCACGGGCTGGACGGCCTGGAGCCCAAGCCGCGGCTCATCGGTCACCGCAAGAGCTAGCGCCGTACCGGGGGACAGCACACATGCAGCCGCTCCGCGGAGTCACCGTCGTCGCGCTCGAACAGGCGGTCGCCGCTCCCTACGCCAGCCGCCAGCTCGCCGATCTCGGCGCGCGGGTGATCAAGGTGGAACGTCCCGGCACGGGGGACTTCGCCCGCGCCTACGACACCCGGGCACGGGGTCTGAGCTCGCACTTCGTCTGGGTGAACCGGAACAAGGAGTCCCTCACCCTGGACATCAAGGACCCCCGCGGCGGCGAGGTGCTGCGCCGGCTGATCGCGGGCGCCGACGTCTTCCTCCAGAACCTCGCGCCGGGTGCGGCGGCCCGGGCCGGCCTGGGCGCGGAGGAACTGCGGGCCCGGCACCCGGAGCTGATCGTCTGCGACATCTCCGGGTACGGCGCCCTGGGCCCCTACGCGGACCGCAAGGCGTACGACCTGATGGTGCAGGCCGAGTCGGGGCTGCTGTCCGTCACGGGCACGCCGGAGGACATGGCCAAGGTGGGCATCTCGGTCTCGGACATCGCCGCCGGGATGTACGCCTACAGCTCGATCCTGGCCGCGCTGCTGGAACGCGGGCGGACCGGGCGGGGCACGCACCTGGACGTGTCGATGCTGGAGGCCACCGTGGAGTGGATGGGCTTCCCGCTGTACTACGCCCTCGACGGCGCCGAGCCGCCGCCCCGGGCGGGTGCCGCGCACGCGACGATCCATCCCTACGGTCCGTTCACGGCGGGCGACGGCAAGGTCGTCATGATGGCGATCCAGAACGAGCGCGAGTGGCGCGGCTTCTGCGAGACCTTCCTGGAGCGGCCGGAGCTGGCCGACCACCCCGACTACGCGACCAACGCCGGCCGCAACGCGCACCGCGAGACGCTGGGCGCGATCGTCGCCGCCCGTTTCGCGGAGCTGACGAGCACCGCGGCGATCGACCTGCTCGCCGCCGTGCCCGTGGCCAGCGCGCGGGTGAACACGCTCGACGAGGTGTGGGCCCACCCGCAGCTGGCCGCGCGCGGACGCCTGCACGAGGTGCCGACCCCGGTCGGGCCCGTACCGGCCCTGGCCCCGCCGGGACCGACGGACGAGGCGCCCCGCATGGAGGCGGTGCCCGCGCCGGGCGAGCACACGCGGGCCGTCCTCGGCGAGCTGGGCCTGTCCGCCGAGGCCGTCGAGGCGCTGGTGGCGGACGGGGTGGTGTGAGCGGCCCGGTCCGCTCGGCGGGGTGGCGCGGCGCGCCGTGCGCGGCCGGCCGCGCTGGTCACCGGCTCTGCTCCTTGCGGGCTACGGCGAAGACGCGGCGGAACGGGAACGGGGTGCCGTGCGCCCCGGCCGGGTAGGCGGCGCGCAGTGCGGTCCGGTACTCCTCGACGAAGGCGTCGCGGGCCTCCGGGTCGTCGTCGAGCACGGTGAGCACCGGCCGCAGTCCCGTCCCCTTCACCCAGTCCAGGACCGCGTCCTCGCCGGGCAGCAGGTGGACGTAGGTCGTCTCCCACACGTCGGCGGTGCAGCCGGCCGAGGTCAGGCGGTCGAGGTAGGCCTCGGGCGTGAGGACGGCGCCGTCGTGGCGCAGGGTGCCGGCGAGGCGGTCCCGCCAGCGCGGGGAGTGGGCGAGTTCGCGCATCAGGCGGTGGCTGGGGGCGTCGAAGTTGCCGGGCACCTGGAAGGCGAGGACGCCGCCGGGGGCGAGGCCGGCGATCCAGTCGGGGAAGCGGTCGGCGTGGCCGGGGACCCACTGGAGGGTGGCGTTGCTGACGAGGAGGTCGTACGGCTCGTCGGGCGTCCAGGTGCGGACGTCGGCGGGGGCGAAGTCGAGGCGTCCGCCCCCGGGTGTGGGGCCGGCGTACTCCCGGGCGCGTTCGAGCATCCGCGCCGAGTTGTCGTAGCCGGTGACGCGGGCGGTGGGCCAGCGGTCGGCGAGCAGGACGGTGACGTTGCCGGGTCCGCAGCCGAGGTCGGCGATGCGGGGCGGCCCGGCGGACGGCCCCCCGGTGAGGTCGGGTACGCGGGCGAGGAGGTCGGTGAAGGGGCGGGCGCGGTGTCCGGCGTGGCGCAGGTACTGGGAGGGGTCCCAGGTGGGGGCGGTGGCGGACATGGAGCCTCCAGGGTCGCGTCCGGAGCGGGTACCCAGCGTCACCGAGAAACTATCTCGACGTCAAGAGAATCGACGTCAAGAGACTTCACATCGACACAACCACTACACTGATCGTCATGGAGGACGAGGTCGATCGGCTGGTCGCAGCGTGGCGCCGGGAGCGCCCGGACCTCGACGTGGAACCGCTCGAGGTGCTGAGCCGGGTCAGCAGGCTCGCCCGGCACCTGGACCGCGCCCGTCGGCTGGCCTTCTCCGAACACGAACTCGAGCCGTGGGAGTTCGACGTCCTGACGGCGCTGCGCCGTGCGGGCACTCCGTACCAGCTCTCACCGGGGCAGCTCCTCACGCAGACCCTGGTCACCTCGGGCACCATGACCAACCGTATCGACCGCCTGGCCAAGAAGGGCCTGGTGGAGCGGCTGCCCGACCCCAGTGACCGGCGCGGCGTACTGGTCCGGCTCACGGACGAGGGGCAGGACCGCGCCGACCGGTCCCTGGCGGGCCTGCTGGACCAGGAGCGCGCGATCCTGGCCGAGCTCTCCCGCGCCCAGCGCAGCGAACTGGCGGCACTGCTGCGCCAGCTGACCGCCCCGTTCGACAACATCCCCGGCTAGGGCCTCGCGGGCGGGCCCCGCCCCCGGCGCCGGCCGGCCGGTGCTCACCGGCCTCGGTCAGGCGCTGTTGCTCTCCCGCGACCCGATGCGCTCGGTCGACCCCAGGTCCACCGGCCCCACCCCGGCCCGGCGGGCCAGTGCCACGGCCGCGAGGGTGGAGTGGACGCCCAGCTTGCCCAGCACGTTCTGCATGTGGGTGCGCACGGTGTGGGGGGACAGGTACAGCCGCTCGGCGACGGCCTTGCGTCCGAGCCCGGCCACCATGCAGCGCAGTACCTCGCGCTCCCGCGGGGTCAGCGACTCCACCAGCCGCTCGCTCTCGGTGCGGTGCTTGCGGGCTGCGGTCAGCTCCCGCAGGACGCCGGTGAGCAGGGCGGGCGGCAGATGCGTCTCGTCGCGCAGGACACCCCGGATGACGCTGAGCAGCCGCGACAGGGAGCAGTCCTTGGCCACCCACCCACAGGCCCCGGCCCCCAGCGCGAGGGCCGCCCGCCGGGGGTCGTCCTTCTCGGCGAGGACGACGGTCCGCACCGCGGGCTGCGCCGTTCGCACCCCGGCGACCAGCGAGATCCCGTCCACCAGCCCGTCCTCGTTGCCGTCCCGCACCGGCACGGCCGGGCGGGCGCCGGGCACCCGGCCGCCGAGGTCGGCGTCGACGAGCAGCACGTCGAACCGCCGCCCCTCGGACGCGGCCCGCTCCAGGCAGCGCAGCGCGGCCGGGCCGCTGCCGGCCGCGGACACGTCGACGTCGGGCTCGGCGGCCAGGGCGGCGGCGAGCGACTCGGCGAAGATGCGATGGTCGTCGACGACCAGGACTCGGATACGAACCACGAAACCCCCTCCCCCGAGCTCCTCCAGGAGCAGGGGATACCCATCGTCTGTCCGTCGTCGGAAGACGCCACCGGCACGGGTACGACGCCCGGAGCCCCGTATCCGACCGTGCGGTCGGTACTCCGGGACGGGACGCCGCGGCCGCACGGCCGCCGCCGTGCAGAACCGCTACCCCCGCCCCGGGCGCCGTACCCGGCTGTCTCGCCCCCTGAACGGCACCGGCCCCCACCGGTGCTGTCCATCAGAGTACGGGCGGGCGCCGGGAGCGGAAGGCTATTTGCAGAACTGACAGTCCGGCACGTTTATGGTGAGCCGCATGTTTCGTCTTGTGACAGAAGTGGACAAGGCACGACGCGATCTGCTGCGCACTCGCCTGCGGGAGACGAACACGGCGGCCTCCTCGGTCCTGCGTTCGTTGCGCGGAACCGCTCACGAACGCGAATTCCCCCTGCACGTCTGGGTCCTGGACGAGGCCGGTGCGCTGGCGGGTGGTCTCGTCGGCCACACCTGGGCGACCTGGCTGCACGTGACCTACCTGTGGGTGGCCGACCGCCACCGCGGGGCCGGCCTGGGCTCCGCCCTGCTGAGGGAGGCGGAGCGAGAGGCCCGGGAGGGACGGGGCTGCTCGGCGTCGCGCGTGGAGACCTGGGACTTCCAGGCGCCGGACTTCTACGCGAGGCAGGGGTACGGGGTGGTGTGCGTGATCCCCGACTATCCGCCGGGGATCACGGAGTACACGCTGGTGAAGCGGCTGGGGTAGCCGGCTCAGACGAGGCGCCGCGCTCCCGCCGAAGGCACCGCCTCGAACACCCGCGGGGCCGTGAGGGCCGCCGCCGCGAACGCCTCCTCCACCGCCTTGGTGACGGCGTCGACGTCGGCCGCCTCCACGAGGACGATCGCCGAGCCGCCGAAGCCGCCGCCGGTCATGCGCGCGCCGAGGGCGCCGGCGGCGAGGGCCGTGTCGACGACGAGGTCCAGCTCCCGGCAGGAGATGCGGAAGTCGTCGCGCAGCGAGGCGTGGCCCTCGACCAGGACGGGGCCGATGGCGCGGGTGTCGCCGGACTCCAGCAGCGCGACCACCCGCTCGACCCGCTCGTCCTCGGTGACCACGTGGCGCACCAGGCGGCGCACCTCCTCGTCGTCGGCCAGCCGCTCCAGCGCCGCGTCCAGCTCGTCGTACGCCACGTCCCGCAGCGCGTCCACGCCGAGCAGCGCGGCGCCCTTCTCGCAGCCCGCGCGGCGCTTGCCGTACTCGCCCTCGCTGTGGGAGTGCTTGACGCGGGTGTCGACGACGAGCAGGCGCATGCCCTCGGCCGCGAGGTCGAAGGGGATCTGGCGCTGGGAGAGGTCCCGGGTGTCGAGGAACAGGGCGTGTCCGCTCTC
This region of Streptomyces ambofaciens ATCC 23877 genomic DNA includes:
- the galK gene encoding galactokinase; its protein translation is MGEAVAETVGERFRELYGTDPEGVWAAPGRVNLIGEHTDYNDGFVMPFALPHTAVAAVSRRGDGVLRLHSADIGDDPVELRVADLAPGSDKSWTAYPSGVVWALREAGHELTGADIHLASTVPSGAGLSSSAALEVVVAVALNDLYSLGLRGWQLARLCQRAENVYVGAPVGIMDQTASACCESGHALFLDTRDLSQRQIPFDLAAEGMRLLVVDTRVKHSHSEGEYGKRRAGCEKGAALLGVDALRDVAYDELDAALERLADDEEVRRLVRHVVTEDERVERVVALLESGDTRAIGPVLVEGHASLRDDFRISCRELDLVVDTALAAGALGARMTGGGFGGSAIVLVEAADVDAVTKAVEEAFAAAALTAPRVFEAVPSAGARRLV